Genomic window (Lycium barbarum isolate Lr01 chromosome 2, ASM1917538v2, whole genome shotgun sequence):
TAAAGGGTGTGCAAAGtctatagtggacaagtaaaagtgaatagaGAGAATAAAACAAGACACATGAATGGGATAGGTAGGAAAGAAAATTTAGTAGTCGGTTGGCCATGCAgtatgaaatcatgatttcgtATTTTGATTTTAAATCCGCGTTTGTTTATGTAATTTGCACAAAATTGCAATTTCTACTTCATATCATAATCTCAAATTCTCCAAAAAGCTATGATTtgggattccaaatcatgatttcaattttttttaaaatgtaaaacttgacccataactttatattttgtaaaaaagatCCATAAATTGGTATAGATATttaccaaccatttatatcaaatatgcaCATAGTATGAACATGATGATACGGTTGCTAATGATATTGACCAACAACCGGCTCAAAGTAACAATGTTGGTTCGTCTTCTCGGCCATCTAATCGGGAAATGCATGCTCGACGTGAAGAGATTATACCTATCATGTGAGAGGACTATATTAAAGAGTTGTTCCAATTCAAGtcatgttcaatttttctttttattgaaataaaattcaatccattgatgttgtattttttagataGGCTTTCTAGTAGCGTATTCATTTTGTTACGAATTACGATTTGCTTacttggtaagattgtataagaattggaaaagttttgatggtTTGCACAACTTGTAGGGTTttatatctttaaaaaaaaatacaacttaaaaaatccaaattgcatgtgcAAATAAAACTTCAACTTAAAATCATCGTGATTTCAAATAATGTCCAAACGACTCCTTGTATTCATAACttctacacttttttttttctttctgaaaaatattttacTCACTCCAGTCCATTTTTCCTTCTTAGCTAAACTAATTTTGTCTAACTTAGAAGACATTATTATTGTTTTCAAATCTACCCTTGATCTAAGACATATAATTTATACAATTTTCTAAAAAGTCTTTTAGCAATTTAGACGTTATTTTAATTTTCATCAAATAAAAATTCCTTAAAATATGACTTCAAACCGTCATAAAATATTAAAAAGATAAGGATAGATTGTGGTTTGTTACATTAAATGTAATTACATACTATGTGCCAACATTTGGGTCGACAATTTCTTCTGTATCAGAATATAGAACTTAAACTCTTTCCTAAGAGTTAGTATATATATTTTCGAGATAATGAAGTAAAATGATTTGCCTTAGTCATGGGACGGAGGTCCTTCTAAACGGATATAATCATACATGACCCCTTGAAAAGGACTAGTTGCATTTGCTTGTGTCAAATATATGGTATTTTCCCCTTCAACAAGTATGGTACCCTCCAAATTCACATTGAACAGCCAATGGAGTCCATGAATTCCATGCCTTGCTATCGCGTTATCCTTCCCTATCACTCCACTTGAATATAAAGGAGTATTCGTGCTTGGATCATTGACGCGTACCTGCAAGTTACATTTTGTGATTTTCTTTATCGTTGACTCGATAACACTCTACTTATGATAGAAAAATGATGTGAAACATTGTGCTATCTATACCTGTAATTTAGCTTGGGCTGCAGATGCCAGTGCCAATCTTAGTGTATATATTTCCTCTTGATTAACGTTGTCGAGTTTAAACTTAATTTGCCATGTTGTTCCTTGATATGTCTTCTCATCCTTTTTCCTAACATACCAAAAACACGACAAAAAGGACGAAACACCACATTCAAATTTAATGAAGATATCGAATATTCTTCTTCCCTGGAGTCTACATATAATTTCAGATCAAAACATAGTACTGATTAGTAGTTTCTTTACCTAGTGACTTGAGCAAAGAACCAATCTTTTTTGTAGTCACTCTCTCCAACTGTATAGACTAAATCTCCATTTGGATACAATTCAGTGTATCTCTCCCATAGTCCGTACTGTCTAAACCTGAGAAAGATGATGACAATGAGCGGAAAAGAAGAAGTAGATAACACAAATAGCCAGCCGGATTTACTATTTGCTTTTTCTAATCGGTATACATAGATTTATACTCTGATTATACATCGTTATACACATATTATtcatatattatacatccacCGACTATTTTCAGTTTAAGCAGATGGGTGAACGGCAATTTAGGTTAATTCTTAAAAAGATAAACTATCAGTGAAGAAGGAGATAGCCAACCTATCAGGATGATTAACAAAGAGTTTGTTAACATATTTTGGATCAGGATCAGGAATGTAGAACTCTCGAGCAGAACGATCAGGAATTCCAATTTCCCAAAGTGTAGGTCCATTTCTTGGAGGCTCAAAGACAAGATCATCCATCTCGATGTTGCAGCCTGATTCATAACATATTATTTTTAGTTCATAATGATCTTGAAAAGCTTGAATATAATGGTCTGCTTGCTAAATACGGAATTTAGTACCTGAGCTAATTGTAACTTTAATGTCACTTTTGTAATCTCCGATGAATCCAGGGACAAATGCATACAAGTTATAGTTGCCTGCTCGTATATCACTTATTACATAATTGCCTTCCTCATCTGCTCTTGTCCAGAATTGGTAGTCCTGATCAACGTCAACCATTGGAATTATTAAAAAGAAAGAACATCTAAGTAGTTTTCGGGTGATTGAGCTTTAGTATTTCCCTGAATCACCTTGCATTCTCTTTGCCATGAACCGGCTTCTCCTGGTGGAGCCAAGCCAACATATGCCCCAGAAGCAGAAATCTTATCATCGTTGAAGTATCTAAGTACAAAAAGGAGAAATATAAGTAGATCCAATGACAAGGAAAAGGAAAATCTGGTGGCAATATAGCAAATAATACCTGTCTAGGACTAACAATCTTCCACTAATATTACCACGTTGAGACGATGACGGAAAATCCTCAGAGGCTGGAAAACTGTAAGGCCAGCTTTGAACTTCTATTAGCATCTGTTTTTGCAGAAAGAGCTTAGATAATCTAGTTATATTAGATAAGGacaaaacaaattttcaaaacaaTGTTTGGTTATAGATTAGAATGAATTTTTGGTTAGTTTTCGAAGATGATttgttcaaagtgatttttttttttaactaattcACACTATATCAACTATTTTTTTCAACTGAAATGCCTATCCAaagtccaaacacaacttcaacctcTAAATACCAttgtcaacttcaacttcaaaatgCTACTTTTTCAGATATCACTCaattcatgtccaaacgcctacttaattatACCTTTATTTTAGCATCCTCCCAGAGAGTAAGGGGATCCTCCCCTGCATCAACAGAATTCAGATATATAAAAACTGGTCCAAAGACTTTTCTCCATGGCTCCCCTTGTCCAAACTTTGAAACCAAATCTTCTCCTCCATAATGAGCACTGTGAAACATCTGCAAGATAGCATCTCTAGTGACAATCAaataaggaaaagaaaaaagagcaCTGATTTGTGATTATAGTGTGAtttatatgaaaataaaatatttggtTATGTGTGCTAGTTTAGTGTCTCAGTGCCTTACTAAGAACAGAAACATGAATGGGTTAAGGATTGTGAATTGTGATAATATACTCACAGAAAGAGCAGTTGGACCAACATGAGAAGTGAGGTTTTGTTTAAGGGGTCCTCCAGATCGAAATTCGTCACTGGGAATAATAATCCAGAATCCTAGCGACGGATCCATACAAATCCATCCATGGACCTTCAGATCTTTGTCCTCACATGAGTACTGATACTTGTCATCCACCTGATAGAATTATCAATCAAGACtccatatgaaattgataaataGGACAGTATTGCCTATTCACAGTAAGCAAAAGTAAAAAAGCTTAAGCCGAGAGCACACTTTTAATTACTTAATTAGATTATATCTCAATACCCCTCCTCTCGAGTAGAGTTGATTCATTTTTCATGGACCAAGTATGTTGCAATATTTTTTGCTATTTTGGATGGCAGAGAGATTGAAATATGAATTGATGATCTTTGCATGCTCTGATACTATGTCGAAGTATCTAACCATCTAATCTAAAGCTTACGCTGTTAGAAAGAGCACATTTAAAATGCTTGATTAAATTATATCTCAACAAATGTCGGAAGAAAATAGGCACCTCGCCTTTGAACTCAGGCTCGATGGGATTGACAAGCAGGACTGCTTCGGGATAAGCAAGTGGTTGTCCTCTACCCGCTAACCTGTCATCAGGTAAAGGCATATATCTCTGCCTGTTATCTGCCATAGCCATGTAATGAAACCTGATCGATGTTCAAGATTAGACACAATAGAACACCCTTGATAATTGGTGTTAATCAAGCTATACATAAGAGAGTATCACAATGTGTCTTTGATGTATACAAACAATTAATAACTTATATTATATGTATCACTTTGTAAGTATGAGAACTACAAAAGGTCCACTTCCCTTCTCATGACCAACGGCGGAGCTAGAGGAGTGGAAGGGGGTTCACTCGAACATCCTTTACAGGAAAATCACACTGTAtatataagattaattttttttcttatgtatatatagtagatgttgaatgcCCTTGGTGAAAATACTACGTCTGTCACTGGTCATGACAACTAGATAAAAATAGATGGATGAAGAGAAAGTGAGTATTACTTGTCTTTTCTGAGCTTGAATGCAATCCTAGTCTCATCAAGGTTGAAACCAGGCCATCCCTCTAAATGTTCATAAATTGCATAAGAATAGAAGCCTGAGGAACCTCTAAGCATTAGAAACCTGAACATCATCCTTCTGATTAATAATCAAGtataatctcttttttttttctttttttcttttcaaggTAAAAAAATGCAAACAAATTCTTAAAGGAGGAAacataagaggaaaagaaaaacaaCCTTTTGTCTATGTTCAGGGGAATAAGCTTGTCCTGAAGCGACACATCCCATGTCCTTGAAAAAGACAGTTCTATTTGATCATCTGTTTCCAATATGACCTTATAGGTTGTGCATATGAGCCTACATTATTAAAGAGACAACTTTATTGCTCGAATCATTTTTGGTTTGGCAATTTGTTTTGCTTTGTTTGAGGTTCTTTATCTATATATTACCTTTCAAATGTTCCAGTAGTCCCTGTAGATCCTTCCGAACTCCAGACAACGTCCCAGTATCTAGAGAAAACATTACACATATTGTCACACACATCTCCTTAATTTGCAATGAGAACTTAGTTGAATCATTTTTCATGATAAGAAAGGGAAGATAAGCAtttgatctcttttttttttttccacaagaATTTGACTTAAATAATGGCTATTTTACCTCATTGTAATAAACTCGAGTTAAAAGATGGCAGATGGAGTTACCCTCTGTTTTGTTCATCATTTAGAACCTCAAGCAAATTGTCGACGCCATTGTATGTGATACCAGTTACAATGCCATCTGGTACTGATAAAGTCACTTGGAGAGTACCATTGTCCATCACCACCTGAAGAATTTTAAGTACCTATTAGCAAGGTGGAGCTAGAGGGGCTCAAGGGGGTTCATCTTATCCCCTTCGCTTGAAAATTTTACTCCATATATAAGGTTAAAGttatttgtatgtatatatagtagagaTATTAGGCTTCTTCTGTGTTTACTTCTTTACTTTCTGAATACTCTTAataaaattctggctccgccgaTGCCTATTAATACGCTTAACTATACTTTCATTATACAAGAATCTTAAACATATTTAAGCTGCATGCTATGTACTGATAAGGAACAAACTAACTAAATGGCTTTGATCCTATACTTGAACACACTAATTTAGAAATTGATCTTCCTTTTCAAGTACAAATGATATGCTTCACTGGCACACGGTCATATATTCGTATATATAAGGGAAATAGCATATTTCCTGCAAAAAGATATAGTTAGAATTGATTACATGGTGATCGTCGTGAAGATGAAGCTGTACTCCGGGAGCCATAATTGATCTTGCTTATTcaatgtcttcttaactactgcAAAAATGAAATATCTTTCCTTTATTCCCCAAGATATGAAAGTCCAAAAAGTATGACATAAAAAAGAAGAAATAAGAGAGATTGTTTACCTCTTGTTTCAGTTTGGGAGTGGAAGCATGTAAGGTATTAGTATGGACTACGGGCATGTTTTAACAAAcacttttcttgatttttttttttttttaaagcaaactTTAGTTGATACTAACAAATTGTAGATCACTTAGCTTAGTCGTCAACACTGTCTGGTACAATTACGCATACTTTAGCGTGTAAGAATCGCCAAGGTGAAGTATGACAACTGATCATGAAATCATGAATTGTGTGGATTTCAGAATAGTAGTTAATGAGTAGTTTACTTTCCTATAGACAGGCTTAAAGGTTTTTTCTAGTACTCAATAAGAGTAAACTTAATCCCAAGCTAGCTTGATCCTCAGAATATTGAATCATGTCATCTGACGCCCATGATGGAGGGCAGGTCAAAGACAGTGACTAACGTCTTGGGTGAATCACATATTGGGAGAGAGAGTAAAACAAAGAGCTTTATAAGTAATATCACAAATTGACATGATATACACAAGGTCTATGATGATGTAACCAAGAGACAAATCCGTGAAGTCTATGGGTCAAGGGTGGCAGTACATGTTATGGGCTTGGACTATGACATGTCATCACTTGCATCTTCAATTGTTCCAAATGCATCCCAAGGCCAAAGTATGTATAAAGAATGAAATCCTATTTTTGTTTGACTCTAAAGAGTccgtttgaattggcttataagtggtcaaatcagcttataagctatttttttgtcaaaccagcttataagctatttttttttaagctaagccaaacgggctctaagagaTGCGTATAAAAGAACCATTTTAATGACTAAATTAACTGGATTTGCGATCGTTCGGTGCCAGATTTCACCACTAATAATAAATTTATTTCTTGAAGAAATTTATGCAATTATATATCTCTATTTTTCCATTAAAAGAAATATTCTTCTAGAGAGATGATTAAAACCTTTGCTTAGTAAATAGATGAAACTGGAATTTAATATATGCGGTTATCACAAGGGCAAGTTGAGCAAATACAATGATTCTTGCCTAGAATTGCAAATTAGTCAATGTCAATATCCAAGCGTCTATATTTCCAATTTCTATCAAACTGTTTCTCCAATTTATATTTGGATGAGAGCTATTTTCTAAGGCAGGAGCAGATCTAGAGGTACCCAGACCTTATACAAATTAGAAGATTCACGAAATATCGATGAATATATGTTTGTAAATCCAATTCTGATCGTAAAGTTAACTTGAATTCGTTGTTTGCAGATGGTACAATTTGTATAATAACACCTATCGTTTGACTTGTTATTTTAATTGGTTTTAATAAATTGAATAAGCTAAATCCCAATTGTTAATTGCAGAAGTTGTTTTGCGAATGTTGGTGTTCTCTTCACATCATAAAAGTAACTTTATATTCAATCTGTCTCAATTTACGtaacactctttcctttttaatcaGTTTTAAAAAATGAtacttttttatttattaataattTAACTTCAAATTTACTCCTTCCGTTCaattttacttgttcactattCCATAAATAgatttttcacttttacttgtccactttcacatatcaagagaaaaataatttgttttgcccttagtattaattactcattccaaattattttccaaatccaATGCAATTATACATCAATTATATGGGTATCATGGTAAAATATGcaattcatttattatttcttaagaagTGTGTAAAGtccatagtggacaagtaaaagtgaacagagggagtactatttacacttaataaaatgatttagggccacaaatatttatgacttatttTGGATCACAAGTTCCAAAAAATTTCCTTTCCTTCTTGTACTTTGTTCCCACACCCTCATGAGAGAGTATTTTGTACACTAATTTTTTTAGTGAAAAATATTCGATTCACTCCTGTCCATCTTAAAGAGGAGTATCATTTTAGCTAAACAAATTTGGTATGATAACCAAGAAGACTAATTATTCCGTCTTCAAATCTACCCTTGATCCAACAAATAATTTACAAATTCTTAAAAAGTCTTTAGACAGTTATTACTCATTTTTTAAAAGAGATATAAAGGTAATTTTATAATAACTCTTATGATCAATACTATTAAATGATTTTCTTAAGATATTAAATTTTCTATATTAATATTATTCAAAAGCTAACCATATTTAAAATGGACTAAAgataattttttctttttccctcgAGTTTTTTGATTGCGGACTGACATTCCGCTTGCTTGGTTATTACAGCTTTTAATGGCCAATTTTGGTCTACAAGAACGAAAGGTAAAATAACACTTttccttatttaaaaaaaaatactgtagagcagaaagaaaaaaaatagaaactaCAGTAACAAGTTTTTGTTAATTTGACATATCCGTTGAAAGTTAACTCCGAGGAATATTGATAGTTTAGTATGATTAATGAATGTAAACTGAAAGACTAATGAAGAATGTGAAGTCAGATTATTTGAAGTAATTTTCATCAAATAAAAATTCCTTAAAAAAATTGACTTCGAACTAtgccacaaaatttaaaaaaagaaaagtataCATTGTGGTTTGTTACATTAAATGTAATTACAtacagaggcggagccaggattcaaagcttgtgggttcgcagttctaattctttaaagttactgggttcttaattaataatttgtacatatttgacaaaaaatttaatacaaatacatGGTTCGGataaaagctactgggttcggccgaacccacatcCGAtgggctggctccgcccctgattaCATACAATTTACCCCTATTTGGGTCAACAATTTCTTCTTTCAGAATATTAACTTAAAACTCTTTTAGAAGAATTGGTATATAGATATATTTTCAAGATAACGAAGTAAAAGTATAGAATTCTCAAAGAATTTGCCTTAGTCATGGGAAGGAGGTCCTTCAAGACGAATATAGTCATACATGATCCCTTGAAAAGGACTAGTTGCATTTGCTTGCGTCAAAAATATGGTATTTATCCCTTCAATAAGTATAGTACCCTGCAAATTCACATTGAACAGCCAGTATAGTCCATGAATTCCATGCCTTGCTATCGCGTTATCCTTCCCTATCACTCCACTTGAGAATAGAGGAGTATTCGTGCTTGGATCATTGACGCGAACCTACAAGTTACATTTTTGTGACTTCCTTTATCGTAGACTCGATAATATCAAATTGTGATTGAGAAATGAAGAAAAAACTGTGCTATACCTGTAATTCAGCTTGAGCTGTAGATGCAAGTGCCAATCTTAGTGTATAGATTTCATTTTGATTTACACTGTCAAGCTTAAACTTTATTTGCCATGTCGTTCCTTGATATGTCTTCTCATCCATTTTCCTGACATTACCCAAGAACATTCAAATTTATGTAGATATTAAGTACTGGGTGTTCCCTGACATTTACATATAGAGTGTGTTCGGTGCCCTTGTTTGGTTGTTTTGGAAAATATATTCTCTAAGAAAACAAGTTCCTTGAAAATGACTTCCTTAATGGAAGTAGGGAGGGAAAACAAGTTTCACAAGTACCATTGCAATTTGCAAGTTCACTGTTTCCTCTCCACCCACCCAACACCCGCAACCCCTACACCTCGACCTTCCCACGCTCCACCACCTGCGAACCCCCACCCACCCCCCTTACACCACCCAAACTAACCCCCATCCCACCCCACCATCCCAACTACCTCCCCCCCTACCCCTATAATCACCTACCCCGCCCCTATCCCTATAACCACCTACCCCCAACCCCTACTTCTCACCTCCCTACCACCACCCCCTATCTCTCAACTTTGCAAAACTAGACACTTTGTGAAAGTAGTAGCTTTCAAAAATAGCAAATTTACAAAAATAGCCGCTTTTTAAAAAATTACTTGCGAAAAGTAGCTCCTTTTCAAAAATAGTTGTTTTGCAAAAGTAGTCACTTAAGAAAATAGTCACTTTGTAAAAGTAGTCACTTTAGAAAATAACCACTTTGTGAAAGCAGATGCTTTTTAAAAATAGTCACTTTTTGAAAGTAGCCAattttcataaatagtcattttgtGAAAGTAGTTGCTTTTAAAAACTAACTACTTTTCAAAAGTAgccattttttgaaaaatgacaaaaaagtTATTATTTTTGCAAATTTGCATTTTCGGTCATTTTGCAAGAAGTAtatttttgcaaaaatggtcATTTTCATGTCACTTTTCAAAAAATTGCCAATTTAAAAAATGGCTATTTTTTGTGACACTTTTAAAATATCCCTAGTTTACTAACATAGTCACTTTTTTGGGTTGTCTTTCAAAGTGCAATGTCATTTTTTTGGTTGTCTTAGTGAAAGTGGCATCTTTTTCAAAATGCGGGGGTAGGAGGTGAGAGGTAGTGAGTTGGGGGTTGGAGGTGCGTGTGGTTAGGGAGTTGGATTGATTTTTGTCaaaccaaacactagaaaatattttccacatccaatcaaacacaagaaaataagtaggaAAATCATTTGTTTTTCAAGAAATCATttccaggaaaacattttccatcgtaccaaacacacccatagTTTCAGATCAAAATATAGTGCTGATTTAGTTGTTTCTTTACCTAGTGACTTGAACAAAGAACCAATCTTTTTTATAGTCATTCTCTCCAATTGTAAAGACTAAATCCCCATTTGGATACAAGTCGGCGTATCTCTCCCATAGGCCGTACTGTCTAAACCTGAGAAAGAGGATGATAATGAGCGACAAAAAAACAAGAAGATAATACCTGGCCATTCACTGTTTGCTTTTCCTAGCCTGTATACATAGATTATATATTGATTATACATGATTATACACATactatacatttattatacaactGTCGGCTATTTTTAGTTTAAGCGGTTGAATGGACAGCTATTTAGGTTAATTCTTCAAAATATAACCAACAGTGAATGAGATAGCTAACCTATCAGGATGATTAACAAAGAGTTTGTTAACATATTTTGGATCCGGATCGGGAATATAAAACTCTCGAGCAGAACGATCAGGAATGCCAATTTCCCAAAGCGTAGGTCCATTTCTTGGCGGCTCAAAGACAAGATTATCCATCTCAATGCTGCAGCCTGATTTATAACAATATTGTTTAGCCCATAGTTATGATCTTGAAAAGATTGAAAATAATTGTCTGCTTGCCAAATTGGGAATTTAGTACCTGAGGTAATTGTAACTTTAGTGTCACTTTTGTAATCTCCAATGAATCCAGGGACAAATGCATACAAGTTATAGTCGCCTGCTCGTATATTACTTATTACATAATTGCCGTCCCCATCTGCTCTTTTCCAGAATTG
Coding sequences:
- the LOC132627657 gene encoding probable rhamnogalacturonate lyase B; the encoded protein is MAPGVQLHLHDDHHVVMDNGTLQVTLSVPDGIVTGITYNGVDNLLEVLNDEQNRGYWDVVWSSEGSTGTTGTFERLICTTYKVILETDDQIELSFSRTWDVSLQDKLIPLNIDKRFLMLRGSSGFYSYAIYEHLEGWPGFNLDETRIAFKLRKDKFHYMAMADNRQRYMPLPDDRLAGRGQPLAYPEAVLLVNPIEPEFKGEVDDKYQYSCEDKDLKVHGWICMDPSLGFWIIIPSDEFRSGGPLKQNLTSHVGPTALSMFHSAHYGGEDLVSKFGQGEPWRKVFGPVFIYLNSVDAGEDPLTLWEDAKIKMLIEVQSWPYSFPASEDFPSSSQRGNISGRLLVLDRYFNDDKISASGAYVGLAPPGEAGSWQRECKDYQFWTRADEEGNYVISDIRAGNYNLYAFVPGFIGDYKSDIKVTISSGCNIEMDDLVFEPPRNGPTLWEIGIPDRSAREFYIPDPDPKYVNKLFVNHPDRFRQYGLWERYTELYPNGDLVYTVGESDYKKDWFFAQVTRKKDEKTYQGTTWQIKFKLDNVNQEEIYTLRLALASAAQAKLQVRVNDPSTNTPLYSSGVIGKDNAIARHGIHGLHWLFNVNLEGTILVEGENTIYLTQANATSPFQGVMYDYIRLEGPPSHD